A part of Sandaracinaceae bacterium genomic DNA contains:
- a CDS encoding HAMP domain-containing sensor histidine kinase, whose product MDPAVSLDRPLLGEASAPDAVIEVQVLLRRRLADHGWIEAVHVDTDPGRLPHPPPGTESAVLRIPVEAERIWAQICWTGDDPVRAAFVRQSVEVVGARIREEGWAGEQLVLRDRLAALRKRMVDRNRMAALGTMAASVAHDIRTPLTVLFANLSYLEESLEGLETEDSEELRSVLEDNRLAVELIEGVLDSMKTFVADGEAAGLVRVDPVVASAVRLTRWHFGNAQVRVDARVEGDPLACGTVGEVCQILVNLLANAAEASPRGSAVHVLARRRGDVTCIYVADEGPGVPARDREAIFEAFHTSKAAGMGLGLSIAREMARRHGGDLSLVDGPPRGLDAQPTGACFELRLPASLRSTYLPPA is encoded by the coding sequence ATGGACCCCGCCGTGTCCCTGGATCGGCCCCTCCTGGGCGAAGCGTCCGCACCCGACGCCGTGATCGAGGTGCAGGTGCTGCTCCGGCGGCGCCTGGCCGACCACGGCTGGATCGAGGCGGTGCACGTGGACACGGACCCCGGGCGGCTCCCCCATCCCCCGCCCGGAACCGAGAGCGCCGTGCTCCGGATCCCGGTGGAGGCCGAGCGAATCTGGGCCCAGATCTGCTGGACGGGCGACGACCCGGTCCGGGCCGCCTTCGTGCGCCAGTCGGTGGAGGTGGTCGGCGCGCGCATCCGCGAGGAGGGGTGGGCGGGCGAGCAGCTCGTGCTCCGCGACCGGCTCGCGGCCCTGCGCAAGCGCATGGTCGACCGGAACCGGATGGCGGCCCTGGGCACGATGGCGGCCAGCGTCGCGCACGACATCCGCACCCCCCTGACCGTCCTGTTCGCGAACCTCTCCTATCTGGAGGAGTCGCTCGAGGGTCTGGAGACGGAGGACTCGGAGGAGCTGCGCTCGGTCCTCGAGGACAACCGGCTCGCGGTCGAGCTGATCGAGGGCGTGCTCGACTCCATGAAGACCTTCGTCGCCGACGGTGAGGCGGCCGGCCTGGTGCGCGTCGACCCCGTCGTGGCCTCCGCCGTCCGGCTGACCCGCTGGCACTTCGGCAACGCGCAGGTCCGCGTCGACGCCCGGGTCGAGGGCGACCCGCTCGCCTGCGGCACCGTCGGCGAGGTCTGCCAGATCCTGGTGAACCTGCTCGCCAACGCGGCCGAGGCCTCTCCCCGCGGCTCGGCGGTCCACGTGCTGGCGCGCCGCCGCGGCGACGTGACCTGCATCTACGTGGCGGACGAGGGCCCCGGCGTGCCCGCCCGCGACCGCGAGGCCATCTTCGAGGCGTTCCACACCTCCAAGGCGGCCGGCATGGGCCTGGGCCTGTCGATCGCGCGCGAGATGGCGCGCCGGCACGGGGGAGACCTCTCTCTCGTCGACGGGCCGCCGCGCGGGCTCGACGCGCAGCCCACGGGGGCGTGCTTCGAGCTGCGCCTGCCGGCCTC